The stretch of DNA CTGTTCCCTGGCTTTACTGCGTACCTTCACGTGCTGCCATTCTGGTTCCGGTGTCCTCTCTTCCGAGAATATCTGATGAGCAGTGGTAAGTGATGGCAGATCAATGCTTCCACAGGGCAGCGGGAGCACACAGACATTCCCTCCCAAGCCCATGTGTGTTCATGGTTTCTTAGAGTAAAACCTGTTTCTTTggatattttttgagacaagagtttttgcttttgttgcccaggctggagtgcagtggcacaatctcgcttcactgcaacctctgcttcccagattcaaacaattctcctgtctcagcctcccgagtagctgggattacaggcatgcaccagcacgctcggctaatttttgtatttttggtagagatggggtttctctatgttggtcaggctggtcttgaactcctgacctcaggtgatccacccgcctcggcctcctaaagcgctgggattacaggcatgagccactgcacccggccaaaaccTGTTTTAGCCTCATCTGGCACTTCCTATGCTGTCTGGGTGTTTCCTGTCCTCCCCCACTGGACTGTAAGTGTCAGAAAGACATAGACTATGTCCTTTTTTCTGTTCTATCCCAAGTATCTAGCATGGTGCCTGGAACATAGAAATGATCAGTGAATATTAACACAATGAACAAATAAAGTAATGAGTGTGTTTTGTGTATTCAGgtgtagaaaaagaaatcatggatCAAGTAAGTGACAAATGACACCCTTGGAGAGGCACCATGCCTTCTGTTACAAATACTAGAAATGGAACATGTCTTTTGTTGTGTCTTGAAGTAACAGCAGTGATAAAGCAAAACATATTCAACTGGCTGTCTTCCTAGATTAAAAATAACTTGGCTCAGAAATAAGCGTtcaggccgggtgccgtggctcacgcctgtgatcccagcactttaggaggctgaagcgggcagatctcttgtgagcccaggaggttgagatcagcctggcctacatggcaaaaccccatctctacaaaaaatgcaaaaattagccaggcatggtggcacatacctttagtcccagctactcaggaggctaaggtagaaggatcacctgagcccgggtgatccagtcaaggctgcaataactggagatggtgcccctgcactccagcctgggggacagagcgaggacccataacaaataaaataaataaataaataagacgaGCTGAGCGTgattgtggttcatgcctgtaatcccagcactttgggaggctgaagtgggcggttcacctgaggtcaggagtttgagaccagcctggccaacatagtgaaaccctgtctctagtaaaaaaatacaaaaatcagccaggtgtggtatcaggcacctgtaatcccagttacttgggaggccgaggcaggagaattgcttgaacccgagaggcagaggttgcagatgagccaagattgggccattgcacttgAGCAtaggggacaagagtgagacttggtctcaataaataaatatcaaaataaaaaattagggcatggtagcgggtgcctgtaatcccctgttctcaggaggctgaggtgggagagttgcttgaacccaggaggtggaagttgcagtgagccaacatagcgccactgcactccagcatgggcgacagagcaagactctgtttcaaaaaataaagaaaaaaaagaattcttcatGGTATTCCAAATGTTTTATTACTTCCTGTGAATTTATATACCTAGTAGGATATCATTAAGCACCCTAGGACCAGGATTCACCTCTGGGTTTTCAGGTTGTTTTCTCAGTCCAGTCTGAGCCAGAGCGCACACTAGAGGGCGCAGTAAACCCTCCAAGCTACCAGAAGATCTTGTATCTGACCTGCAGAGGGTGCACTATCCCCTTCTTAACCACCAAGGGTTGCGGGTGGGGGGCGAGGGTGGGGATtacttctctttcttgttttgaaTTCATTGTGTTAGAGTTTTAGAAAATTACAGGGAAGAATGTTTAAATTTCACAAACGCACagaaacatatttaaagtgtactgCTTGCTTATTCAAAGCATTGTCACATCACAGGTGAGTTTTAGTCATATAGTTGAGAGCAGGTTTGGCAAATTCATGGCACTAAAGACGTACGAACCTGCTTCTTCATGGCCGTGTCAGACACATAAACTCCATTTTAAAGTCTTTCTCCATGTAGCGCCCCTACAGCTACTGCAGTTTACTAACGTTGGCTTTGGAGAGGAAACCTGTTTGCAATAActggtttcatatatatatatatatatatatttttttttttttttaagttctggggtacatgtgcagaacgtgccggtttgttacataggtatacatttgccatggtggtttgtggcgtccatcaccctgtcatctgcattaggtatttttcctagtgctatccctcccctatacccccacccccaacaggccctgtgtgtgatgttctactctctgtgtccatgtgttctcattgttcagctcctacttatgaatgagaacatgaggcctttggttttctgtttctgtgtgtgtttgctaagagtgatggtttctagcttcatccatgtctctgcaaaggacatgaattcatccttttttatggctgcatagtattccatggtgtatatgtgccacagtttctttatccagtctgtcgttgatgggcatttgagttggttccaagtatttgctcacgtaataaacatacgtgtgcacctgtctttataacagaatgtaATCACTGGTTTCTGACATCATGAATTCTTTTCTGTGGTATAACCTTCAGTTATTTCAGAATAGAAATATTCAAACTTTTAGCCAGTAGAGGTTTAGACTATCCTTGTCTTTAAGTCTAGAAAGTTCTCTATACTTCCTAGAATTAGCTTTCTAGGACAGTCCTTGGTCCAAGGCTGCCCCTCTTCACTCTGCCTGCCCAAGTGGCTACCTCTCTGGGTGTGAAAGACTGGCAGAAATAGGCACCAGAGCTGACGTAGAAAGGAATCATGGGGCTTCAGAGGGCCTTTGCTGACAGCAGTCTGTTTTGCTCTTACCCAAGGGGATTCTGCATCTGCAATTCCTTTTAAATCCCACCTCCAGCCCATTCCTCTGGTCCCATTTTGGTGTATCTGTACCCATCAGGTGTCAGCCAGAGCTGACTATCTTTCAGGGTTCGTGTTCCTTTCTGTTTACTCCTTAAGGCTGGACAGATAACAGCATCAGATCATGACAGTCTTATATACCACACAGAGGACTTTAGATTTTATCTTGTAGACAAGCCATGGGGAACTTGGAGGGATTTTGAGCAAAGGAGGGATCTGATGGATTTTGTGTGATAGAAAGATAATccagctttctttcttccttttttcttaaaaaaaaaagaaagaaagataattcaGGCAACAGACTGGAGAGTGGTTAGAGGCAGGTAGGCCTGGAGATTGTGATGATGGAAGGGATCAGTTGGGTGATGAAGAGAGAGGTGATAAGGGCTGAGCTAACATTGGCAATGGCACTGGAGATACAGAAGAGGagattaacattaaaaatatttgatagaggggccaggtgtggtggctcacgcctgtaatcccagcactttgggaggcgaggcgggtggatcacgaggtcaagggatcaagaccatcctggtcaacatggtgaaaccccatctctgctaaaaatacaaaaaattagctgggcacagtggcgcgtgcctgtaatcccagctactcaggaggctgaggcaggagaattgcctgaacccaggaggtggaggttgtggtgagccgagatcgcgccattgcactccagcctgggtaacaagagcgaaactccgtctcaaaaaaaaaaaaaatttgatagaGTCACTAAGACTTAGTGATGGATTCATCCTTATGAAGGCAGCCACTGTATTTTGTCATTATTATCAATATCTAGCCCAGTACCTGACGtgtagcaggtgctcaataaatgcttttaaatgaatgaatgatcagtCAATGTGGTGGCTAAGAAAGGGAAACGTGGCTACATATGGAAGAAGTTGTGTTTTGACCAGATAGACGATGGTCCCATTCACCTTGATAAATAGTGTTGGAAGAGGGACCACTTTGAGGGAGAATTTAATGCATTTGGTTTGGAGATGTGTAATTTGAAGTGTCTTAGAGCTGTCAATGTAGAGATGTCAGTTAGGCAATTGGAGATATGGGCGTGGAACCTCAGGAGGAAGATCTCCTGACAGATGGACTTGGGAGAGCTCAGCACACACAAATGGTGGTTAAATTCATGGGTGTTAGAGGACAAGAGAGATAATGAAGGACCACTAAGAAATAGCagcactgggccaggcatggtggctcacacatgtaatcccagaactttgggaagctgaggtgggtggatcacctgaggttgagagtttgagaccagcctaaccaacatggagaaaccccatctctactaaaaatacaaaaaagtagctgggtgtggtggtgcgtgcctgtaatcccagctacttgggaggctgaggcaggagaatcgtttggaCCTGGGAGCTGgaagttgcgatgagccgagatggcaccattgcgctccagcctgggcaacaagagtgaaactccatctaaaaaaaaagaaagaaaaaagaaatagcagtgTTGAAGGATGGCCTGAAGACAGGGATACTGAGGGAAAACTGCGAAGTGGCCAGAGACAAGTGGCCAGAGGCCAGAGCCAGGTGTGTGAAAACCCAAGAGGCCCTCTTCCTGGTGGGAGAGATGCACCCAGCTGTCACTCAGGTTCACACAGAACAGAATGGCACGCCTTGACCACAGTGAAGGTTCAAACCAGTCTAGACAGGCTCAGGTTCTCTATCTCTAACCTAGAATCCTCTGCCTCTGAAGAGGATAGTTGGTCATTCAGAATCCTGTCATAATTCCTCCCATAATAGAAACCCAGAGTAAAATTAGCATATCATTTCCTTCAAGAGATGTGATATGCTATGTCTTTATAAAGCCTGTCTAACACATTCTGTTATGACTGAATAAAAATGGATAAAGCCCAGAATGGAAGGAAACATAAGACATTAAAAAGTGATTATTTCTGAAATGTAGGTCAAGAGtggtttatatttttgtctttgttcttttctatattttcctccAAGAGTACGCAGAACATGTAAAATCTGGAAAGGaatcttttaagttatttttacatCAGAAAGCCTGAAATATAGACTGAACAATTATCTGTTTTAAATGAACAATTTACCAAAGTCAGACTACACATTTTGGAAGCGTGTAGAGAGCTGGCAAGTGATCGAGGTTGTCaaatgtcttgattttttttttttttttttactgtttgtattagttcattttcatgctgctgatacccaaggcatacccaagactgggaagaaagagaggtttgatgaacttatagttccacatggctagggaggcctcataatcatggtggaaagccaggaggagcaagtcacatcttacatggatggcggcaggcaaagaaagagaggTTGTGCAAGAGAACTcctgtttataaaaccatcagatctcacgagacttactcactatcatgagaatggcatgggaaagaccagcccccatgattcagttacctccaacCTGGTTCCTTCCATGACACAaaggaattgtgggagttacaactcaagatgagatttaggtggggacacagcaaaacacATTTATgttagaaatgtgtttctaacatAATATCACATAAGTATCACATTTATGTTAGAAATCCAGGTTTGGAAAATAATTATCCATATAGAATATCTGaaaataggccattgtatattcaGAAAATCCACTGCAGCCTCTTGGAGAATATACCTTTTGGTTCTGTGTAAAAATTCACCAGGGTAAGTAGCAAGACCACCACATACAGCTGTATAGGTTGTGCACTGAACAACTCTAGGGGCAGGGGATTCTTTTACTTAGAATGCAATATAAATGGTATCCCGTAGAGTTCTTCAGCACATTGCCTACCTAAAGAAATAAGTGGTAGACCTAGTAATGATTAGATGGCATTTTAAAGATCTAGCCCAATTACCTGACAAATGCTAACTTACTAATATAATGCGTTACTAAAGATTTGGCTATGAAAAATTACAAACCTGCACAGTGCTGCAGAGGTAAGCAGTGTAGGATTGTTAAATGTTTACTATTGTCATGGAAGATTATgacaaaacataatttttttaaaaggataattagttacactttttgttttattcactaaGGGCCAGTTTCAGTTTCCAAGAAAAGTGTGTCCTATGTACTAAGCAAGGATGGAGGTGGAAACATCTCTGTCATTGTCCTTGGGggtgcagaagaatcactggatgCCCATCCTGGAAAATTCACTCTGTTCATCCGCCAGCGGAAAGGATTTGTTAAAATTGCTTTGACCCATGGGTAAGTGGCTTTTTGTATAAAGCAGTGGGTCAGGAAAGTTAAGACATTACTGAGCAAACCACGAAGAAGTAAGGTGATTTTCTAGCCCGTAAAGACCTCCCCCAAGTCGATCTGACAATAAACGCAGGTCTGGAAGTTCTTGGGGAAAggaataatgacttttttttaccACAGTAGCTAATGCCATGACATTCAGCAATTAAACTTCACTCTAAAAGCAAAGCAAtgagaacaacaacaaacaccAACATTCTTCCTATACACACAGAgtaattttccagccaaataaacaaaacagtagccttcactctgccaccaggctggagtgcagtggcacaatcttggctcactgcaatctccaccccccgggttcaagccattcgcctgcctcagcctctcaagtagctgggattacaggcacgtgccacagcacccacctcatttttgtatttttagtagagccgaggtttcaccatgtgggccaggatggtcttgatctgttgaccttgtgatccacccaccttggcctcacaaagtgctgggattacaggcgtgagccaccacgcccagcctggaacctttttcttttctttttttgagacaggatctcgctcttgttgcccaggctggagtgcaatggcaggatcttggctcaccacaacctctgcctcctaggttcaagcaattatcctgcctcagccttccaagtagctaggattacaggcatacaccaccacgccctgctaattgttttatatttttagtagagatggggtttctccatgttggtcaggctggtttcaaactccgaccaggtgatctgcacaccttggcctcccaaagggctggaattacaggcgtgagccaccatgcccggccacctaGAACCCTAATTTTCTATAGAATACAATTCCATCTGTCAATGGCTAGCCAACTGAAGTTCCTCCCCAAAGAATGTCAAGTTTAAGGCAGTTTCAATGAACATGAAGTTACCAATATAGAAAGGCTTGGGcacattaaaaaaacttttaaggatTTGTCGCACGAGTCTGCTGGACAGAATAAGTTATTTGAATCCTTTTCATTGAAAATTCTCATCTGTTCCCTTTGTTATTGCAGCGCCTGTCTGGTCCCAGTGTTTTCTTTTGGTGAAAATGAGCTGTTTAAACAAATTAGCAACCCTGAAGGCTCATGGCTTAGAACCGTTCAAGAGAAACTACAGAAGATCATGGGGTTCGCTTTGCCCCTGTTTCATGCCAGGGGAGTTTTTCAGTACAATTTTGGCCTAATGCCATATAGGAAAGCCATCCACACTGTTGGTATGTACATAAAATGACTACAATTATTAGCTTACTTTAAGCAATGTTTCTTGTTATTGACTGAGGTACTAATGCAAGAAAACTGGCTTTGAGTGAgaactttctaaaataataactCTGTAGacgttatttgttttgtttctgacatTCCTTTTATTTATGAAATGACTACATTTTCCACTAGAATAGGAATTGATTGTTTTCAAGAATACTTgtattgggccaggcgcagtggcttacgcctgtaatcctagcactttgggaggccgaggcggttggatcatctgggtcgggagtttgagaccagcctgaccaacatggagaaaccccaactctactaaaaatacaaaattagccaggcgtggtggcccatgcatgtaatcccagctactcaagaggctgaggcaggagactcacttgaacccaggaggcggaggtttcagtgagctgagattgagccattgcactccagcctgggcagcaagagcaaaactctgtctcaaaaaaacaaaaacaaaaaaaaaagaaaacacggATACTGCTGTTAAACTAcgataaaataaaatccaagtttTGAAATAAAGTTTCTAATGCTCTATAATAAATCTATTTCTTTGTGCCAGCTGATTATAACAGCAATTCTTTGATGACAAGTTCTATCAGAGTTTATGGATAGATGAAAATTTCTGTGTGATAAATGTCCTCATCATGCTCAGTTCACATAGGCATCAGTTTCTatagaaaaagctttttttttttgcagctatctATATATATGCTGCTAtagatccattttattttttaatttttaaaatttcaataggtttttggggaacaggtagtatttggttacatgaataagttcttcagCGGTGATTTccgagattttggtgcactcatcccTGGAGCAGTGTATACCATACCCAGTGTGTAGTCCTTTATCCGTCACTCACCTCCCACTCTTTCCCTGAggccccaaagtccactgtatcatctTAATGCGTTCGTggcatagcttagctcccacttatgagtgagaacatacaatgtttggtgttcccattcctgagttactttacttagaataatggtctcaaTTTTATCCAGgatgctgcaaatgccattatttcattccttcttatggctaagtagtagtccatggtgtgtgtgtgtgtgtgtgtgtatcacaatTTCCTTATCCACTcgatgattgatgggcatttgggctggctCCAAATTTTTGCGAtagcaaattgtgctgctataaacatgcatatgcaaGTATCTTCTTTgcataaattactttttttcctctgggtagatacccagtagtgggattgctggaaaaaaatggtagttctacttttaattctttaaggaatctccacagttTTCCCTAGTGGTTGTACtagcttacattcccaccagcagtgtggaaGTGTTCCCTTCtaaccacatccacaccaacgtCTATTATTCTTTGAATTTTTGATTATGGACATTCTTGCAGGAGTCAGGTGGTATCGCATTAtgattttgacttgcatttccctgatcattagtgatgttgagcattctttcatacatttattcggcatttgtgtatcttcctttcagaattgtctattcatgttcatagcccactttttgatgggattgttttgttcttgctgatttgtttgaattcttgTTGATTCTGGCTGTTagactcattttattttaaaaagttgcatGTTTGGGAGAATCCAGTTGGAGGACGATGGTGAAGACCATGTTGACAAAAATACTGAggagttagccaagcatggttgcacacacctataaccccagcactttcggaggctgagacaggaggatttcttgatcccaggattttgagaccaggctgggcaacaaagctagaacctcattgctacaaaaaattttaaaaattagctgggcaccatggcatgtgcttgtaatcccaatgctttgggaggctgtgacaagAGGagcacttgaaccctggagttggaggttggcgtgagctatgattgcaccctggcaatctagcctgggtgacagagcaagaccctatctcaaaacaaacagacaaacataaAAACCCAGgagcagccgggtgcagtggctcacgcccataatcccagcactttgggaggctgaggcgggtggatcatgaggtcaagagatcgagaccatcctggtcaacaaggtgaaacctcatctctactaaaaatacaaaaattagctgggcatggtggtgcgtgcctgtagtcccagctacttgggaggctgaggcaggagaattgcttgaacccaggaggcggaggttgcggtgagccgggatcgtgccattgcactccagcctgggtaacaagaccgaaactccgtctcaaaaaaacaaacaaacaaacaaacaaacaaaaaacccaggagCAAAGTATTTAGCTCCTCAGATTGGAAGAGGATTGGAGAGCTAAGAGGAGAAAGTGCTGAGCCAGGCACTAATAACAGAATGACTAAAACTATAAACTTAATATGAAGCTGGAAGTGATATGTTCACCATGGATAGCCCATTAAGTGAAATTCAGATGTagtcaaatattatttttggtCTGTTTTGCTAGGCTAGGATTTTACTACCATCAGTTTATAAGTGGTTTCCATTTCATGTGGGGAGTAGGGGTAGGGGAGAGGAATAGAGGAGGGGATGGGGATGGGAGTAAGGGGAGCGGAGGGGATGGGAGTAGGgtgaggagaagagaaagggttCTTTCCATTGGTAGGCTTGCCTTGATGGCTTGTGGCTGATGCTCCAGCACTAGCCACATAGAGACTGATCTTGGCATTGAGAAGTCATTTATTATGCAGCAGCTGGATATACAGAAGGAAGTGGTGTGGGATTGAGGTCTGACTCTGAGTGACTTTGAATGTTTCATTTATCTCCTCTGAACCTCAGAGTTTTACAACTATGAAAGAAGAGACCGTTATAACGATTCTGCCTTCTCACAGGGTTATGATGGGGATTAAATGTCAGGTTACTTGGGCAGGCACTCTAGAATCTAGCTGCTAGGCAAATGCAGGTTGGTAAAGGGAGTAACGGCCTCCTGACCAG from Callithrix jacchus isolate 240 chromosome 6, calJac240_pri, whole genome shotgun sequence encodes:
- the MOGAT1 gene encoding 2-acylglycerol O-acyltransferase 1 isoform X3, producing the protein MLIIHNYWFLYIPYLTWLYFDWNTPEQGGRRSNWVRNWAVWKYFKDYFPIHLIKTQDLDPSHNYIFGFHPHGILVAGAFGNFCTNYSDFKQLFPGFTAYLHVLPFWFRCPLFREYLMSSGPVSVSKKSVSYVLSKDGGGNISVIVLGGAEESLDAHPGKFTLFIRQRKGFVKIALTHGACLVPVFSFGENELFKQISNPEGSWLRTVQEKLQKIMGFALPLFHARGVFQYNFGLMPYRKAIHTVVGRPIPVRQTLHPTLEQIEELHQTYMEELRKLFEEHKGKYGIPEHKTLIFK